In one window of Cellulophaga sp. HaHa_2_95 DNA:
- a CDS encoding glycerate kinase — translation MKFVIAPDKFKGSLSGIEFCDAVEEGLLKVFPQADILKIPLADGGDGTVEVIKNYIQGTMVTVKVNNPLFEKVEASYLYSSATKTAYIEMAEASGLKLLAPSEYDCMITSTYGTGELIADCLDRGAEHLILGIGGSATNDAGMGMAAALGYEFFDVNNQSLQPIGSNLIKVHHIAANKVSKKLQKLKVQVACDVTNPLYGKNGAAFIYGAQKGANEDQIKELDLGLQQFSRVLNTMYGTEVQAIVGGGAAGGMGVGVSIFLNGILASGIELIKELADFDAQIKNADWIITGEGKLDAQSLSGKTIQGVLTAAQKEKIKVAALCGVVDLSIAAQEALGITYTTSILKEITTIEEAMDTSVVNLVFAAYNFARCIA, via the coding sequence ATGAAATTTGTGATTGCCCCCGATAAATTTAAAGGTTCTCTTAGTGGAATTGAATTTTGTGATGCGGTAGAAGAAGGACTCCTGAAAGTATTTCCGCAAGCGGATATTCTAAAAATTCCATTGGCGGATGGTGGAGATGGTACTGTAGAGGTGATTAAAAACTACATTCAGGGCACTATGGTTACGGTGAAGGTCAACAATCCATTATTTGAAAAAGTAGAAGCTTCGTACTTATATTCTAGTGCCACTAAAACTGCCTATATAGAAATGGCAGAAGCTTCAGGATTAAAACTTTTAGCACCAAGTGAATATGATTGTATGATTACGAGTACGTATGGCACCGGAGAACTTATTGCTGATTGTTTAGATAGGGGCGCAGAACATCTAATTTTAGGCATAGGAGGCAGCGCTACTAATGATGCCGGAATGGGAATGGCAGCCGCACTAGGTTATGAGTTTTTCGATGTCAATAATCAATCGTTACAACCTATTGGCAGTAATTTGATCAAAGTCCACCATATAGCCGCCAACAAAGTCTCTAAAAAGCTACAGAAATTAAAAGTACAAGTGGCCTGTGATGTTACCAACCCCTTATATGGAAAAAATGGAGCTGCCTTTATTTATGGCGCACAAAAAGGGGCCAATGAAGATCAAATAAAGGAGCTCGATTTAGGCTTACAGCAATTTTCGCGAGTGCTTAATACAATGTACGGCACAGAGGTACAAGCAATTGTAGGCGGTGGTGCCGCGGGAGGCATGGGAGTAGGGGTATCTATATTTTTAAATGGCATCCTTGCTTCTGGCATCGAACTAATTAAAGAATTGGCAGATTTTGACGCTCAAATAAAAAATGCTGATTGGATTATTACAGGTGAAGGAAAATTAGATGCTCAATCCTTATCCGGAAAAACAATCCAAGGGGTATTGACGGCGGCACAAAAAGAAAAAATAAAAGTTGCAGCTTTATGTGGCGTCGTAGATTTATCCATAGCAGCACAAGAAGCATTGGGCATCACCTATACCACATCTATCCTAAAAGAAATTACAACGATAGAAGAAGCTATGGACACGAGTGTTGTTAATTTAGTTTTTGCAGCCTATAATTTCGCCCGCTGTATCGCTTAA
- a CDS encoding sodium:solute symporter has protein sequence MNYLDYIIIIVYLLAFLAMGFFFKENKTSGDYFLGGKSMGWFPLSLSTMATQLSAISFISAPAFVGLKDGGGMQWLTYEFGVPLAMAFLLIVLLPTLYKSGIVSVYEYLEKRFDSSSRLLISIVFQISRSVATGVMVYAMALILQATIQLDFVVSVLLIGVITMIYSFQGGMKAVIWGDVIQMTILFFGIIICLVYGFSELGGIDNFLTHVDPDRVKAVDFGKWGFNNADGNDEFGFWPMVLGGFFLYASYYGTDQTQSQRLLSSKDMPSLKKLLLANGLLRFPFTLTYCIMGLVLGTLLMQDSSYQELIDTVYTTNFSSLEGKKADLMVPVFIIKYLPNGVIGILIVAIMSAAMSSLSSTVNSLSAVTMEDIVKRFKPQMQDKQYISYSRYLSLFWGLVCLFFAFFAGNIEGTVIEVINKISSVFYGPILAVFILAIATKKTHALGANVGIIAGVLFNMYLWLYVPQIFWFWWNALGCLVTIIVAIGVSYIVKAKAKEGLEVVYNPSKKELAILVVYFGIIVTISTLLPSILS, from the coding sequence ATGAACTATCTAGATTATATCATCATCATAGTATATCTCCTAGCGTTTTTAGCTATGGGCTTCTTTTTTAAAGAAAATAAAACTTCAGGAGATTACTTTTTAGGCGGTAAGTCTATGGGTTGGTTTCCGTTGAGTTTATCTACCATGGCCACGCAATTATCTGCCATTAGCTTTATATCTGCCCCCGCATTTGTAGGCTTAAAAGATGGTGGAGGAATGCAATGGCTTACCTATGAATTTGGGGTGCCTTTGGCCATGGCTTTTTTACTCATTGTACTTTTGCCTACTTTATATAAATCTGGAATTGTTAGTGTCTATGAATACCTAGAAAAACGATTTGATTCTTCGTCCCGGTTATTAATTAGTATTGTATTTCAAATTAGTAGGTCTGTAGCTACCGGAGTAATGGTGTATGCCATGGCACTAATCCTACAAGCTACTATTCAGTTAGACTTTGTAGTTTCAGTGTTACTAATTGGAGTAATTACCATGATCTATTCATTTCAAGGTGGTATGAAAGCGGTTATTTGGGGTGATGTGATACAAATGACCATTCTCTTTTTTGGTATCATTATATGTTTAGTATACGGCTTTAGTGAATTGGGAGGAATTGATAATTTCTTAACCCATGTAGACCCAGATCGTGTAAAGGCGGTCGATTTTGGTAAATGGGGGTTTAATAATGCCGATGGGAATGATGAATTTGGATTTTGGCCTATGGTGTTAGGGGGCTTCTTTTTATACGCCTCCTATTACGGAACAGACCAAACGCAATCACAACGTTTGCTGTCCTCTAAAGATATGCCCTCGCTAAAAAAATTACTTTTAGCTAACGGATTACTACGTTTCCCTTTCACCTTAACCTATTGTATTATGGGCTTGGTTTTGGGAACACTCTTAATGCAAGATAGTAGCTACCAAGAATTGATAGACACTGTTTATACTACTAATTTTAGTTCCTTAGAAGGTAAAAAAGCCGATTTAATGGTACCGGTATTTATTATAAAATATTTACCTAATGGTGTTATTGGTATTCTAATTGTCGCTATTATGTCTGCCGCAATGTCTAGTTTAAGTTCTACCGTAAACTCGCTTTCGGCAGTAACTATGGAAGATATTGTAAAACGGTTTAAACCTCAAATGCAAGACAAACAATACATCAGTTATTCTAGGTATCTGTCTTTATTCTGGGGACTGGTATGTTTGTTCTTTGCTTTTTTTGCAGGAAATATAGAGGGAACCGTTATTGAGGTGATCAATAAAATTAGCTCTGTTTTCTATGGTCCTATACTTGCAGTATTCATATTAGCAATTGCTACCAAGAAAACCCATGCCTTAGGGGCCAATGTGGGGATCATAGCAGGAGTCTTATTCAATATGTACTTATGGCTTTATGTACCTCAAATATTTTGGTTCTGGTGGAATGCTTTAGGATGTTTGGTCACCATTATTGTTGCAATAGGCGTAAGTTATATTGTTAAAGCCAAAGCAAAAGAAGGCCTAGAGGTGGTGTACAATCCTAGTAAAAAAGAACTCGCTATTTTAGTAGTGTATTTCGGAATTATTGTAACTATAAGTACCTTACTACCTAGTATATTAAGTTAA
- a CDS encoding trehalase family glycosidase: MKEQLIKQAIDILNDNFQEGGFTIPCKGLYPFQWKWDSGFIAIGQAHYDIEKAKTEIATLLDAQWENGFIPHIVFHNESDTYFPGADVHRSDLSPLASKKYKSTGMTQPPVTGFVLEEMYRIAEDKEDLLQYIATQIDKVYDNHAYFYTHRDVNNEGLAFIYHNWESGTDNSPIWDDIWKTMNPPDYTFERRDTTHVDASQRPTKREYDHYLNIIEIAKEHNYNDAKIAAHSPFLVLDPLFNAMLIKSNESLINLYRLLGNTGKVAQLEAWQKKSIKGFNDKLWDDTLNAYVHYDLRKDAPIRFVTSSSFSALYAGIPSQERADLLLQTMMGKFGGEELYLCASFDPNSDRFDPKKYWRGPVWINMNWILYNGLKRYGFNDVAQRVKEDSIALIEKNGFFEYFNPIKKVNETENVGYGGNNFSWSAALLIDLLK; encoded by the coding sequence ATGAAAGAACAATTAATCAAACAAGCAATTGACATTCTAAACGATAATTTCCAAGAAGGTGGTTTTACTATTCCTTGTAAAGGTTTATATCCTTTCCAGTGGAAATGGGATAGTGGTTTCATTGCCATTGGACAGGCACATTATGATATAGAAAAAGCAAAAACTGAAATTGCGACCTTATTAGATGCGCAATGGGAAAATGGATTTATACCTCATATCGTTTTTCATAATGAGAGTGATACCTATTTCCCAGGTGCCGATGTTCACCGTTCAGATTTGAGTCCGCTTGCTTCCAAAAAATACAAATCTACTGGAATGACACAACCACCGGTCACAGGTTTTGTCCTTGAAGAAATGTATCGTATTGCAGAAGACAAAGAAGATCTATTACAGTATATTGCTACGCAAATAGACAAGGTATATGACAATCATGCGTATTTCTATACCCATAGAGATGTGAATAATGAAGGTTTAGCGTTCATCTACCATAATTGGGAATCTGGTACCGACAATTCTCCTATTTGGGATGATATTTGGAAAACTATGAATCCGCCAGATTATACGTTTGAACGCCGAGATACGACCCATGTAGATGCATCACAACGCCCCACCAAACGGGAGTATGATCATTACTTGAATATTATTGAAATTGCTAAGGAGCACAACTATAACGATGCTAAAATTGCAGCACATTCTCCTTTCCTTGTTTTAGATCCTTTATTCAATGCTATGTTGATAAAATCTAACGAATCACTGATCAATTTATACCGTTTGTTAGGTAATACTGGTAAAGTCGCGCAATTAGAAGCATGGCAAAAAAAGAGTATCAAAGGGTTTAATGATAAACTTTGGGATGATACATTGAATGCCTACGTGCATTATGATTTAAGAAAAGATGCTCCTATTCGTTTTGTAACCTCCTCGTCATTTTCTGCTTTGTATGCAGGAATACCTAGTCAGGAAAGGGCAGATTTATTGCTACAAACGATGATGGGTAAATTTGGTGGTGAGGAGCTATACTTATGTGCTTCTTTTGATCCGAATAGCGATCGTTTTGATCCTAAAAAATACTGGAGAGGGCCTGTATGGATCAATATGAATTGGATTCTTTACAACGGATTAAAGCGTTATGGTTTTAATGATGTGGCGCAACGTGTTAAAGAAGATTCTATCGCTCTCATAGAAAAGAACGGCTTTTTTGAGTATTTTAATCCTATTAAAAAAGTAAATGAAACAGAGAATGTAGGATATGGTGGTAATAACTTCTCATGGAGTGCTGCTTTGCTTATAGATTTGCTTAAATAA